One window of Halopseudomonas maritima genomic DNA carries:
- the msrA gene encoding peptide-methionine (S)-S-oxide reductase MsrA, with the protein MMFFQRIPEHKLRLPTAEEALPGRDTPLATSQTHHSVLNTPLHGPFPEGMQQVIFGMGCFWGAERRLWQVPGVYTTAVGYCAGTTPNPTYEEVCTGMTGHNEVVLVVFDPQEVALQQLLKVFWESHDPTQGMRQGNDQGTQYRSGIYVSDLSQRAFAEASRANFANALEQAGKGDITTEILPAPTFYYAEDYHQQYLAKNPNGYCGLGGTGVCLPG; encoded by the coding sequence CTGATGTTTTTCCAACGTATCCCCGAACACAAGCTGCGTTTGCCCACGGCGGAAGAAGCCCTGCCCGGCCGCGACACGCCGCTTGCCACCAGCCAAACCCACCACAGCGTACTGAACACGCCGCTGCACGGCCCCTTTCCCGAAGGCATGCAGCAGGTCATCTTTGGCATGGGCTGTTTCTGGGGCGCCGAGCGGCGCTTATGGCAGGTGCCCGGCGTCTACACCACCGCCGTCGGCTATTGCGCCGGCACAACCCCCAACCCGACCTACGAGGAAGTGTGCACCGGCATGACCGGCCACAACGAGGTGGTGCTGGTAGTGTTCGACCCGCAGGAAGTTGCCCTGCAGCAGTTGCTCAAGGTGTTCTGGGAGTCCCACGACCCGACTCAGGGCATGCGCCAGGGCAACGACCAAGGCACCCAGTACCGTTCCGGCATTTATGTCAGCGACCTGTCGCAGCGCGCCTTTGCCGAAGCCAGCCGTGCCAACTTTGCCAACGCCCTGGAACAGGCGGGCAAGGGCGACATTACCACCGAAATCCTGCCGGCTCCGACCTTCTACTACGCCGAGGACTACCACCAGCAATACCTGGCCAAAAACCCCAATGGCTACTGCGGACTGGGCGGCACCGGCGTGTGCCTGCCAGGCTGA
- a CDS encoding catecholate siderophore receptor Fiu, whose product MHKSKSPFIRARKHRLQQPVATAVSSLLLLSGSAVAQQASEVVELDAIQIEGEASSYRAESVSSPKFTQPLLDTPQTIQVITNQVFTEQGATTLTEALRNSAGVGTFYAGENGNTTTGDSIYMRGFDTSGSIFVDGVRDIGSISRDLFNIEQVEVEKGPAGTDSGRSSPSGSINLSTKQANLRDSNLASATMGTDGQKRVTADLNQTLDTLPGSAVRLNLLWQDSDVAGRDHVNNSRNGIAASFGFGLDTATRAYLNLLYVKQDNIPDGYVPTVGIDHWSPQPGLENLVDNPVDSENFYGTKQDHDDVTAKMATFRLEHDFSDRVKLTNVLRWGETKQDYLLTAFMSTGTNITYTDANDLSSYVLARSLPTFKDIENTIFTDQLNLRVDFHTGSIEHNLLTGVELTREEQTKYGVSSSGSRPDANLFNPNWNDTGDLTYGRNGANSEGSTDTYSLYVFDTLKFGEQFLVSGGLRADRYTTEYSNDAICGGTGRRAVPCGALPTGSIVNTIDTDDSDTLINWKLGAVYKPVPQTSLYINYALSQQPPGGLNFQLSDSATSANNPSMDPQEARTYEVGVKWDAVPDALTLNAAVFRTDVLNEVSRDDLGNPTQDGEKRVQGVELSMIGSITPNWSVSAGYTYLDTEVTEGNAITANGSSDLTYTPDNAFTSWTTYRFPSGLTVGGGARYTAGLTRGRDGAVGTPDHTDSYTVFDAVVSYPVSDNLSLRLNAYNLADEEYVAAINKSGYRYTPGAARTYLLSADMSF is encoded by the coding sequence ATGCACAAATCTAAGTCGCCGTTCATTCGCGCAAGAAAGCATCGTCTGCAGCAACCGGTCGCCACCGCGGTCTCTTCGCTGCTGTTGTTGTCCGGTTCTGCCGTCGCGCAGCAAGCTTCCGAGGTTGTGGAGCTCGATGCCATTCAAATCGAGGGCGAAGCGTCCTCCTACCGGGCGGAGTCTGTCAGCTCCCCCAAATTTACCCAGCCGCTGCTGGATACGCCGCAGACCATCCAGGTCATCACCAACCAGGTGTTTACCGAGCAGGGCGCCACTACCCTGACCGAGGCGCTGCGCAACAGCGCGGGCGTGGGTACTTTCTATGCGGGTGAAAACGGCAACACCACCACCGGCGACTCTATTTACATGCGAGGGTTTGATACCTCCGGCAGCATCTTTGTGGATGGTGTGCGTGACATCGGCTCCATCTCGCGCGATCTGTTCAATATCGAGCAGGTTGAGGTGGAGAAAGGCCCGGCCGGCACCGATAGCGGCCGCAGTTCGCCGTCTGGCTCAATCAACCTGAGCACCAAACAAGCCAATCTGCGTGACTCCAACCTGGCCAGCGCTACCATGGGCACCGACGGCCAGAAGCGCGTCACAGCCGACTTGAACCAGACCCTGGATACGCTGCCCGGCAGTGCAGTGCGCCTCAACCTGCTGTGGCAGGACAGCGATGTTGCCGGCCGTGATCACGTCAACAACAGCCGCAACGGCATCGCGGCTTCCTTCGGGTTTGGGCTGGATACCGCTACGCGGGCCTACCTCAACCTGCTGTACGTCAAGCAGGACAACATTCCGGACGGTTATGTGCCAACGGTTGGCATTGACCACTGGAGCCCGCAGCCGGGGTTGGAAAACCTGGTGGACAACCCGGTCGACAGCGAAAACTTCTACGGCACCAAGCAGGACCACGACGATGTCACGGCCAAGATGGCCACCTTCCGTCTGGAGCATGACTTTTCCGACCGGGTGAAGCTGACCAACGTGCTGCGCTGGGGCGAGACCAAGCAAGACTACCTGCTGACCGCCTTTATGAGCACCGGCACCAATATCACCTATACCGATGCCAACGATCTGTCGAGTTACGTGCTGGCGCGTAGCCTGCCGACTTTCAAGGACATCGAGAACACCATCTTCACTGATCAGCTGAATTTGCGGGTCGACTTTCACACTGGCAGCATCGAGCACAATCTGCTGACTGGCGTCGAGTTGACCCGTGAAGAGCAGACCAAATACGGCGTCAGCTCCTCCGGCAGTCGTCCGGATGCCAATCTGTTCAACCCGAACTGGAACGACACCGGGGATCTGACCTACGGGCGCAATGGCGCCAACAGTGAAGGCTCGACCGATACCTATTCGCTGTATGTGTTCGATACCCTGAAGTTCGGTGAGCAGTTCCTGGTGTCCGGCGGCCTGCGGGCTGATCGCTATACCACCGAGTACAGCAATGACGCCATTTGTGGCGGCACCGGGCGTCGCGCCGTGCCCTGTGGCGCGCTGCCGACCGGCAGCATCGTCAACACCATCGACACCGATGACAGCGATACCCTGATCAACTGGAAGTTGGGCGCGGTGTACAAGCCGGTGCCGCAGACCAGTCTGTATATCAACTACGCGCTGTCCCAGCAGCCGCCGGGCGGTCTCAACTTCCAGCTCAGTGACTCCGCCACCAGCGCCAATAACCCGAGCATGGACCCGCAAGAAGCGCGCACCTATGAGGTTGGCGTGAAGTGGGACGCGGTGCCGGATGCCCTGACCCTGAACGCGGCGGTGTTCCGTACCGACGTCCTCAACGAAGTGAGCCGAGATGACCTGGGTAACCCGACGCAGGATGGCGAGAAGCGCGTGCAGGGCGTTGAGTTGTCGATGATTGGCAGCATTACGCCCAACTGGTCGGTCTCTGCCGGTTACACCTACCTGGATACCGAAGTGACCGAAGGCAATGCAATCACCGCCAACGGCTCCAGCGACCTGACCTACACGCCGGACAATGCCTTCACCAGCTGGACCACCTACCGCTTTCCGTCTGGCCTGACTGTGGGTGGCGGTGCGCGCTATACCGCCGGCCTGACCCGCGGCCGCGACGGCGCGGTGGGTACGCCCGATCACACCGATTCCTACACGGTGTTTGACGCGGTTGTGTCCTACCCAGTGTCGGACAACCTGTCGCTGCGCCTCAACGCCTATAACCTGGCCGACGAGGAATACGTTGCGGCCATCAACAAGAGTGGCTATCGCTACACCCCGGGTGCTGCGCGCACCTATCTGCTGAGCGCTGACATGAGCTTCTGA
- a CDS encoding 23S rRNA (adenine(2030)-N(6))-methyltransferase RlmJ produces the protein MNYRHSYHAGNHADVFKHALLRQLLVLMQRKDTPLCCLDSHAGTAFYDLLGEAAGKTGEYVEGIGRLWARDDLPLWLTDYRDAVARHNPDGQLRWYPGSPQLMAELLREQDRMILSELHPEDADTLRQYFAPQPDIAVHQRDGYELPKAFLPVVEKRALWLLDPPFEKTDDLQRCVAAVQQAITRMRQTVIAIWYPIKDQRLLKDFYQGIADSGAPKALRVELNVRPVDNQLGLNGSGMMLINPPWPIWEELEQVLPWLSQELAQAGGGSWRMDWLAGAP, from the coding sequence ATGAATTACCGCCACAGTTACCACGCCGGCAACCACGCCGATGTCTTCAAGCACGCTTTGCTGCGTCAGCTGTTAGTGCTGATGCAGCGCAAGGACACGCCGCTGTGCTGTCTGGACAGCCACGCCGGCACTGCCTTTTACGACCTGCTGGGAGAAGCCGCCGGCAAAACCGGTGAGTACGTTGAGGGCATTGGCCGACTCTGGGCGCGTGATGACTTGCCGTTGTGGCTGACTGACTATCGGGATGCGGTGGCGCGACACAACCCGGACGGCCAGCTGCGCTGGTATCCGGGTTCACCGCAGCTTATGGCCGAACTGCTGCGCGAGCAGGACCGCATGATTCTCAGCGAACTGCACCCCGAAGACGCCGATACCCTGCGACAGTATTTTGCGCCGCAACCCGACATTGCGGTGCATCAGCGCGATGGCTATGAGCTGCCCAAGGCGTTTTTGCCAGTAGTCGAAAAGCGCGCTCTCTGGCTGCTCGATCCCCCCTTTGAAAAAACCGATGACCTGCAACGCTGCGTAGCCGCGGTGCAGCAGGCGATTACGCGCATGCGTCAGACGGTGATTGCGATCTGGTATCCGATCAAGGATCAGCGGCTGCTCAAGGATTTCTATCAGGGCATCGCTGACAGTGGCGCGCCCAAGGCGCTGCGGGTCGAGCTAAATGTCCGTCCGGTCGACAACCAGTTGGGGCTGAACGGTTCGGGCATGATGCTGATTAATCCGCCGTGGCCGATCTGGGAGGAGCTGGAGCAGGTCTTGCCGTGGCTGAGCCAGGAGCTGGCGCAGGCCGGTGGCGGAAGCTGGCGAATGGACTGGCTCGCCGGCGCGCCCTGA
- a CDS encoding DMT family transporter, with product MTHNRALAFMHVAALLFGLTGIFGKLASTSPDAIVLGRAVFAVAALVLFALWARNPLAAGLTGKRLGSLILCGVFLAIHWLTFFHAIKLSGVGIATLGFASFPAFVVVLEAVFWREKPSASDLLKVALVCGGLLLIPAQFDLAASNTSGLLWAILSGFCFAAVSVGNRLTSGHLHPVQIACWQNLVVLACMLPFGMAPMLHMPALDWLWIGLLGVLCTGLAHVLFVSSLRVLKARVASLFFALEPVYGILIAWWLFAEQPTLRMLLGGALIISAVLMVRRAPKPV from the coding sequence CTGACCCACAACCGCGCTCTAGCCTTTATGCACGTTGCCGCCCTGCTGTTCGGCCTGACGGGCATCTTCGGCAAGCTGGCCAGTACATCACCCGACGCCATTGTCCTGGGGCGGGCTGTTTTCGCGGTGGCGGCGCTGGTGCTTTTCGCGCTCTGGGCACGCAACCCGCTGGCAGCCGGATTGACCGGCAAGCGCCTGGGCAGCCTGATACTGTGCGGAGTGTTTCTGGCGATTCACTGGCTAACCTTTTTCCACGCCATCAAACTGTCCGGTGTCGGCATCGCCACCCTTGGCTTTGCCAGCTTCCCGGCCTTTGTGGTGGTGCTGGAAGCGGTGTTCTGGCGTGAAAAGCCGAGCGCCTCGGATCTGCTGAAAGTCGCCCTGGTGTGCGGCGGTCTGCTGCTGATTCCGGCGCAATTCGATTTGGCGGCCAGCAACACCAGTGGCCTGCTGTGGGCAATCCTCTCAGGCTTCTGCTTCGCCGCTGTCTCGGTTGGCAATCGCCTGACCAGCGGCCACCTGCACCCGGTGCAGATTGCCTGCTGGCAAAACCTGGTGGTGCTGGCGTGCATGCTGCCCTTTGGCATGGCGCCCATGCTGCACATGCCCGCACTGGACTGGCTGTGGATCGGCCTGCTGGGCGTGCTGTGTACCGGCCTGGCACACGTGCTCTTTGTTTCCAGCCTGCGCGTGTTGAAAGCCCGGGTGGCATCGCTGTTCTTCGCACTGGAGCCGGTGTACGGCATTCTTATCGCCTGGTGGCTGTTTGCCGAACAACCAACGCTGCGCATGTTGCTGGGCGGCGCGCTGATCATCAGCGCAGTGCTGATGGTACGGCGGGCTCCCAAGCCCGTCTGA
- the yrfG gene encoding GMP/IMP nucleotidase codes for MLNWNMIDTVLLDMDGTLLDLHFDNHFWLEHMPACYARHHGQSVDWAKAELYPMMQAIQGQLEWYCLDYWTRELGLPIVELKREIAHLISLRPDADLFLQTLQQTGREVVLITNAHRDSLSLKLERVELRTWIQRLISSHDYGYPKETQAFWHALQADLPFDPERTLFIDDSLSVLRSARDYGIAHLLAVREPDSRGARRDTEEFEAVEDYAELALAAQALAEG; via the coding sequence ATGCTGAACTGGAACATGATCGATACCGTCCTGCTGGATATGGACGGCACCCTGCTGGATCTGCACTTTGACAACCACTTCTGGCTCGAGCACATGCCCGCCTGCTACGCGCGCCATCACGGCCAGTCGGTCGATTGGGCCAAGGCCGAGCTGTACCCGATGATGCAGGCCATTCAGGGGCAGCTGGAGTGGTATTGCCTGGATTACTGGACCCGTGAGCTGGGCTTGCCGATTGTTGAGCTCAAGCGCGAGATTGCCCACCTGATCAGTCTGCGGCCGGACGCCGATCTCTTTCTGCAAACGCTACAGCAGACCGGGCGTGAAGTGGTGCTGATTACCAACGCCCACCGCGACTCGTTGTCACTCAAGCTGGAGAGGGTGGAGCTACGCACCTGGATTCAGCGCCTGATCAGCTCACATGATTACGGCTACCCGAAGGAGACCCAGGCGTTCTGGCATGCCCTGCAGGCGGACCTGCCCTTTGATCCGGAGCGTACGCTGTTTATCGACGACAGCCTGAGCGTGCTGCGCTCAGCCCGTGACTACGGTATCGCCCATCTGCTCGCCGTGCGCGAACCCGACAGCCGCGGCGCACGCCGTGATACGGAGGAGTTTGAGGCGGTGGAGGACTACGCAGAGCTTGCGCTGGCAGCGCAAGCTCTGGCCGAAGGCTGA
- a CDS encoding AraC family transcriptional regulator, protein MPATKLDIHHYANASDAHSHDQQAQLVFGLNGSLELEFGKGGGRVQHGNVAIIAPGERHAFFSPDQGNCLVLDIDSNLTLSGLTQERSRQQALLEQTQLLPLSDEQSGLVSSLAPLIVAQPHLADASAALLIGALLGEPPAPARLPLARLNQYIDGHLAHPLGVADLATVSGLSASRLNHWCLRELGCTPLEYVRRRRLQRARQLVLHTDRALTEIAAECGYSSQSAFTQAFRRYWQATPSQLRQQQ, encoded by the coding sequence ATGCCAGCAACCAAGCTCGACATCCATCACTACGCCAACGCCAGCGACGCGCACAGCCATGATCAGCAAGCGCAACTGGTGTTTGGCCTGAACGGCAGCCTGGAGCTGGAATTCGGAAAAGGTGGCGGCAGAGTACAACACGGCAACGTAGCGATCATCGCGCCGGGCGAGCGCCACGCCTTCTTCAGCCCCGACCAGGGCAACTGCCTGGTGCTGGATATCGACAGTAATTTGACCTTGAGCGGCCTGACGCAGGAGCGTAGCCGACAACAGGCTCTGCTTGAGCAGACCCAGCTGCTCCCACTCAGCGACGAACAAAGCGGGCTGGTTAGCAGCCTGGCACCTCTCATCGTAGCGCAACCCCATCTGGCGGACGCCAGCGCCGCGCTGCTGATTGGCGCGCTACTGGGCGAACCACCAGCCCCGGCACGTCTGCCGCTGGCTCGACTGAACCAGTACATAGACGGGCATCTGGCCCATCCGCTGGGTGTCGCCGACCTGGCTACCGTCAGCGGGCTGTCCGCCTCGCGCCTGAACCACTGGTGCCTGCGTGAGTTGGGCTGCACACCGCTTGAGTACGTGCGTCGGCGTCGTCTGCAGCGAGCGCGCCAGCTGGTTCTGCATACCGATCGAGCCCTGACCGAGATTGCCGCCGAATGCGGCTACAGCAGCCAAAGCGCCTTCACCCAGGCCTTTCGTCGGTATTGGCAGGCTACGCCCAGCCAACTGCGCCAGCAGCAATAG
- a CDS encoding AI-2E family transporter: MSLAEQPNEIEEITGPRQKTPPVQMALYWLLALACLYTLYLAKTLLLPVIVAALFALLLSPLVGLLKRFHIPRTLSALLLLAAVGVPFTLLGMQLAEPAEKWVKRIPELSAQLTEELDEFSRKLSPNETPVVQPQVKREEGMRLFGWFRDDEPEPAPSPAPVSSKDSAVSDRVMQGGVELLVKVLGATPAVLAQFFTFLVLVLFMLIFGPTLYGTFIRVFPQIRDKQAATDLLEQVQYELSRYILTVSVINTLLGAITGLVLYLMGVEDALLWGVMVGLLNFAPYVGPVIGMAVLCLAGVVQYGPVLAALLPTLVYFGINLVEAQFVTPTVLGHNMRLHPLILMLWLILWGWMWGVVGVLIAVPLLVCLKLAAARLGVLPHWVKLIESPI, encoded by the coding sequence GTGAGCCTGGCCGAGCAGCCCAACGAAATCGAGGAAATTACTGGGCCCAGGCAGAAGACACCACCGGTGCAGATGGCGCTTTACTGGCTGCTGGCGCTGGCCTGCCTGTACACCTTGTATCTGGCTAAAACCCTGTTGCTGCCGGTGATTGTGGCGGCCCTGTTTGCGTTGCTGTTGAGCCCTCTGGTCGGGCTGCTGAAGCGCTTTCATATTCCACGTACCCTGTCGGCTCTGCTGCTATTGGCAGCGGTTGGTGTGCCCTTCACGTTGCTGGGCATGCAGCTGGCGGAGCCGGCTGAAAAATGGGTCAAGCGCATTCCCGAATTGTCTGCGCAGTTGACCGAAGAGCTCGACGAGTTCAGTCGTAAGTTATCGCCCAACGAGACACCCGTGGTGCAACCGCAGGTCAAACGCGAGGAGGGTATGCGCCTGTTTGGTTGGTTTCGTGATGATGAACCGGAACCTGCCCCCAGCCCGGCGCCGGTCTCGAGCAAGGACAGTGCAGTATCAGACCGGGTGATGCAGGGCGGTGTAGAGCTGTTGGTGAAGGTGCTGGGGGCCACGCCGGCGGTGTTGGCGCAGTTCTTCACTTTCTTGGTGCTGGTGCTGTTTATGCTGATCTTCGGGCCGACCCTGTACGGCACCTTTATTCGCGTGTTTCCGCAAATTCGTGACAAGCAGGCGGCTACCGATCTGTTGGAGCAAGTCCAGTATGAGCTGTCTCGCTACATATTGACCGTCAGCGTCATCAATACGCTGCTGGGCGCGATCACAGGCCTGGTGCTCTACCTGATGGGGGTAGAGGACGCGTTGCTGTGGGGCGTGATGGTGGGCCTGCTCAACTTTGCCCCCTACGTCGGGCCCGTCATCGGTATGGCAGTGCTGTGCCTGGCCGGGGTTGTGCAATACGGCCCCGTGCTGGCGGCGTTGCTGCCGACGCTGGTGTACTTCGGTATCAATCTGGTCGAAGCGCAGTTTGTCACGCCAACGGTGCTAGGCCACAACATGCGTTTGCACCCACTGATATTGATGCTCTGGTTGATTCTCTGGGGTTGGATGTGGGGCGTGGTTGGCGTGTTGATCGCCGTGCCGCTGCTGGTTTGCCTCAAGCTGGCTGCCGCGCGGCTGGGGGTGTTGCCGCACTGGGTCAAGCTGATCGAAAGCCCGATCTGA
- a CDS encoding saccharopine dehydrogenase family protein — protein MSSKPEFDIIVYGATGYTGRLVAEYLSQQYAEDSKLRWAMAGRSQSKLEAVRDEIGAPASTPLVVADTGDTDSLRAMAERTRVVLTTVGPYQLYGSDLVRICAETGTDYVDLCGEPAWMRQMIDAHGETAKQSGARIVFSCGFDSIPFDLGVYFLQQAAKEKFGAALPRVKGRVRKMKGTFSGGTAASLKATLAAAKANPEIYQLLGNPFALTPGFTGPAQPPAAKPEFDESLGSWAAPFVMAAINTRNVHRSNALLGHDYGNDFVYDEMILTGPGEQGEAIAKAVTGDKSLAGDDAPKPGEGPTKEERETGFYDVLFIGEGADGKTLMASVAGKRDPGYGSTSRMIAESAVCLVRDATDTQGGIWTTAPAMGDKLIKRLQEHAGLTFKLEG, from the coding sequence ATGAGCAGCAAGCCCGAATTCGACATCATCGTCTATGGCGCCACCGGCTATACCGGACGCCTGGTCGCCGAATACCTGAGCCAGCAATACGCCGAAGACAGCAAGCTGCGCTGGGCCATGGCCGGCCGCAGCCAGAGCAAGCTGGAAGCCGTTCGCGACGAGATTGGCGCACCTGCCAGCACGCCGCTGGTGGTCGCCGACACGGGTGATACCGATAGCCTGCGCGCCATGGCCGAGCGCACCCGCGTGGTGCTGACTACCGTTGGCCCCTACCAGCTCTACGGCTCCGACCTGGTGCGCATCTGTGCCGAGACCGGCACCGACTATGTCGACCTGTGCGGCGAGCCAGCCTGGATGCGCCAGATGATTGATGCCCACGGCGAAACCGCCAAGCAAAGCGGCGCGCGCATCGTCTTTTCCTGCGGCTTTGACTCCATCCCCTTCGATCTGGGGGTGTACTTCCTGCAGCAAGCCGCCAAGGAGAAGTTTGGCGCAGCGCTGCCGCGCGTCAAGGGCCGTGTACGCAAGATGAAAGGCACCTTCTCCGGCGGCACCGCTGCCAGCCTGAAGGCCACACTGGCGGCCGCCAAGGCCAACCCGGAAATCTACCAGCTGCTGGGCAACCCCTTTGCACTGACACCCGGTTTTACCGGCCCGGCCCAACCGCCGGCGGCCAAGCCGGAGTTTGACGAATCGCTGGGCAGTTGGGCCGCCCCCTTCGTCATGGCCGCCATCAACACCCGTAACGTGCATCGCTCCAACGCCCTGCTGGGCCACGACTATGGCAACGATTTTGTCTACGACGAGATGATTCTGACGGGCCCTGGTGAGCAAGGCGAAGCCATCGCCAAAGCAGTGACCGGCGACAAGTCACTGGCCGGCGACGACGCGCCCAAGCCGGGTGAAGGCCCGACCAAGGAAGAACGTGAAACTGGCTTCTATGACGTACTGTTTATTGGTGAGGGCGCCGACGGCAAGACGCTGATGGCGAGCGTGGCGGGCAAACGCGATCCGGGTTACGGCTCGACCTCGCGCATGATTGCCGAAAGCGCCGTTTGCCTGGTGCGTGATGCCACCGACACCCAGGGCGGCATCTGGACTACCGCACCGGCGATGGGCGACAAGCTGATCAAGCGCCTGCAGGAGCACGCCGGGCTGACCTTCAAGCTGGAGGGTTGA
- the nudE gene encoding ADP compounds hydrolase NudE yields the protein MPQKPQTLEAKIVAKSRLFTVEQVQLRFSNGVERTYERLVNKGQGYGAVMVVALRDARTALLIEEYCGGTDDYQLSLPKGLVEPGEDVLDAANRELMEEAGFGAQQLELLTHLSLSPGYMSQKIAVVLARDLYEKRLPGDEPEPIRVDQVDLYQLSELTARANFTEGRALAALYLVRDLLEQRGELQR from the coding sequence ATGCCGCAAAAGCCGCAAACGCTGGAAGCCAAAATCGTTGCCAAGAGCCGCCTGTTCACTGTCGAGCAGGTGCAGCTGCGCTTCAGCAATGGTGTTGAACGCACCTACGAACGCCTGGTCAACAAGGGACAGGGCTACGGCGCCGTGATGGTGGTAGCACTGCGGGATGCGCGCACCGCCCTGCTGATCGAGGAATATTGCGGCGGTACCGACGACTATCAGCTGTCGCTGCCCAAGGGGCTGGTTGAGCCCGGCGAAGATGTGCTCGATGCGGCAAACCGTGAGCTGATGGAAGAAGCCGGCTTTGGCGCGCAACAGCTGGAGCTTCTGACCCACCTGTCGCTGTCACCCGGTTACATGAGCCAGAAGATCGCCGTGGTACTGGCGCGCGACCTGTATGAAAAGCGACTGCCGGGTGATGAGCCCGAACCCATCCGCGTCGATCAGGTCGACCTGTATCAGCTCAGCGAGCTGACCGCCCGCGCCAACTTCACCGAGGGCCGGGCGCTGGCAGCACTCTATCTGGTACGCGACCTGCTGGAACAACGCGGCGAGCTGCAACGCTGA
- a CDS encoding Fe2+-dependent dioxygenase — MLVHIPEVLSKAEVAEVRKRLAAADWVDGRATVGQQGAVVKRNRQLPVDSPVARELGELILKRLYATPLFMAAALPLRSVPPLFSIYSGGEHYGFHVDGAVRQLPFNQLSLRTDVSSTLFLSEPEEYDGGELEVQDTYGCHEVKLPAGDLILYPSSSLHQVTPVTRGERVCSVFWSQSMVRSDAQRSQLYDLDTTIQQLRGKLGDCPEVLTLTGHYHNLLRQWAEV, encoded by the coding sequence ATGTTGGTGCATATTCCCGAGGTGCTAAGCAAGGCCGAGGTGGCAGAGGTGCGTAAGCGCCTGGCCGCCGCCGACTGGGTGGATGGCCGCGCGACGGTCGGGCAGCAGGGGGCGGTGGTCAAGCGCAATCGCCAGTTGCCGGTCGATTCCCCCGTTGCCCGCGAGCTGGGCGAACTCATCCTCAAGCGACTTTACGCCACGCCCCTTTTCATGGCTGCGGCGCTGCCGCTGCGGTCGGTGCCACCTTTGTTCAGCATCTACAGCGGTGGCGAGCACTACGGCTTTCATGTTGATGGCGCGGTGCGTCAGTTGCCGTTCAATCAATTGAGTCTGCGTACCGATGTGTCTTCCACCTTGTTTCTCTCTGAACCGGAGGAGTACGACGGTGGCGAGCTGGAGGTGCAGGACACGTACGGGTGTCACGAGGTCAAGCTGCCGGCCGGCGACCTGATCCTGTATCCCTCCAGCAGTTTGCACCAGGTGACGCCGGTCACCCGCGGCGAGCGCGTGTGCAGCGTATTTTGGAGCCAGAGTATGGTGCGCTCCGATGCCCAGCGCTCCCAGCTGTATGACCTGGACACGACCATCCAGCAGTTGCGCGGCAAGCTGGGCGATTGTCCGGAAGTGCTGACCCTGACCGGTCACTACCATAACCTGCTGCGGCAGTGGGCTGAGGTGTAA